The nucleotide sequence GATAAACAAACCATGCATCCACTATTCTGAAGATTCAACTCTGAGTGATCTGCTTTCTGTAAGATGCCACCCCACCCCACATATTAATCAATTGTTTTTATATTACTTTGTTACTTAACCAATTACCAATCCACCAGACAGAAAGCACCCAactaaaagaataaataaagaaataaatgtaCCATGCAGCAGCAGCTGATGAGCAGCCATGGCCAGTTGGGTTTTGCCAGTgcccaccacctaattcttcatTTATTCATCTTTTCTCCACTCCCCAACCATTGTGCACATacatgcgtgtgtgtgtgtatataactGAAGAAAAGTGATGAATTCTGTACGAATTCATGTCACAATATAATTTAGgtgttatattttaattgatttattaaattttattaaaccCTATACCCTAAGTTCactgaatttttcaaaaatgatttgatttggtttggtttttgatTTAGGGTTTGGaagtaaaaatagttttattactattattttttttataattttcttacagAGGAGATCTATTAAGGACTGAGGGTCACACTACTTTCCAAAGCAGGCCCATACACATGTACACACTGACCTAGACCTAGTACACAAACTGtctatttctatatgttatgtCTTGCATGACACGGATTGTACTTTTATATCATGATAGGAACACTTTTGTACTATAATACACAATCCagtataattaaattatatatatatgtgtctctgtgtgtgtgtgtgtttgattTGTTATGGCTAATTGGAGCTCTCTCTCCAAAAGCACTCCACAAGTATATATGACAGCTCACTAAATTTaggaaaattaattttgttttacaaTAATCTCATTCACAAGATCATACAGAATGActtaattaacataataataacaataataatgattgAAATGTTTTTAATTAACACCATTATtttgcttattattattatatgtgaGTCCTTCACATCCACCATGAGGCAAAAACTTTGAGTTTATACTTATAATAATATGATTATCAATCTTTTGGGATAGCACAAATAATCCATCGTATATATTCGAGAGCTTAATTACTGTAAGATCGTGGCTTCAAATTTGTCTCTGTGCACGTTACGATAATTTGCATCTATTCGAGGGACTACTAGGCCCCATGGATTCCAATCTACTACTTACTTGCCTGTACACTTTAAATTGAGGTGAGATAGACTACAGATTTAAAAAAGGGTAGAACGTGCCAGATTGAATGTTAATTGTGTTGTGAAGACTcctcatattttttatgataaaaaaaaactaataatatgATTATCATGTCATAAAATCAACAATTTTGTATCCATTGAATCAGATTGGCTTATATACAAAAAGATTTATTTATctcttgttaattaatttaattatatttttccttctctttgaGTTGTttcaatgatatatatacaaTACAAAACTcttatttgagagaaaatcatCCAAAATTAATGTTGccgaattgatatttttatgataCCAAGTCTATGAACTTGTAATGAAATATATCTTCtctacaaattaattatttaatttatataaattttatatataacttgtattattattttgaacTATACTATTAGTACATTAAGGACTACACCTTGAGTTACacaatacatataaaataacaaaattactcTTATACCTTACCATCTTACACCGTTTTATCGTTTTGGGTGAGAGATAATTCAGTCATCGCcttattatcattttatatgcattataTAGTTGATGAgatatcaataatatttttttattatttttctaatatggTTTGGCAGCTTTATAACAGGGAACAAAACTGATCCTTCCTCGGGATTGAATCCCATTTGTACCCACAAGAGGGGTCAAACAGcatctctcttttcttcattgtcttgttaatattatatatcatatatattcacTTGAAAGATACAATTTACACATGTATAATAAATTAGTACTTGTTGTTCATGTTTCTTTAggatttttagtaatttttgtaTCCGTTATgtttattgaattattaattacaaGTGGTAttcaaacttttatttttgcaaCTTTAATGACAGGTTATATAGGGGAATCCATGGAGGGGCACCATTTAACTAGTTTTTGAAATAGTCTTCTAGCCTTTTTTTTAACTTAGCCCAAGGTAATGAATACCTATATCGAGATAATTAAGTTATTTAGAGAATATAAATACATTATATACGATCTagagtaataataaataaaaaattataaagaaaaagaagaaaaaatgaatcaaattaaattatacaTGTTGCGTACTCTAAAGATCAAGAGTAAGCAAATATCATATAACAAATCATTATTCTTCCAAAAAATTGAAGTGTTTCCATGCATTAGGGTTTAGTCTCCGGGTTCTCTCATTGGGAAGTGTAAccaaagataaacaaaaaaattacaaacttttaccataagaaaaccaaagGGCATATGAAGGAAACTAAAAACTCAGACTTTATGATCTATATTAACTACAGACAGTAGTAATGTATTTAGGGTTTATAAGACTCGCTTCCCTTTGGAAGAATAAAGATGGAGAACTGCAAATTAAACTGATGAAGACCAtatatggaaaaagaaaagaaaaaaaaaggggtaatATTAAGCGCTTAAAGAACTAACCTTGCCATGATTTATGGGGCTGGTTCTGGCTCTGTTCATGAGCATTGAGACCAGCTATGGTGAGAATGTCACTGTGGGAGAGAGGTCTGAGCCCCAAGAAATCCCTTGTCATTCCTTGATGATCTCCATTGCCAAATCCACCGTGGAAGGAAGACCCAACAAAAACAGTACTTGcagaagagagagaattcatCATGATGTCTTGATCAGCTGAAACAGTGGTTGTACCTTCGGGTGTTGCAGAAGGGGCTGCAGCTTTGGCGCTACTCTTGAAAGGGTCAGGCAATAAGCCATGGCCAAAACCCCCACTTGCCATATTCTCCTCATGTGAGGCGAAATCCAGGCCTAGAACATGGGGGTGGTGGGGCGTCACAGATGAACAAGTTTTGGTGCTGAGTGTAGCCCCCATCTGGGCTGCTTTTTGCAGCAATGCAGTTGCAGACATGGCAGCTGGTTGGTAGTGTTGAAGGGTGGGTCCAAGCCTAGGGCTGGGGCTAGGGTTAGGGCTTGGACTTTCATGGAGCTGCGGGATCAAGTGATGATCTTGACTTAACCTTGTGCTGGGTGAAAAGAttgatgatggtgatgatgagcTGAGATCCACTGCCGGCGCAGCCGCTGGCGGTGGACAAGCCAGCCATGGCGGCAGCTGCTCCGGGGGCCTTGGATCAAAGTCTTGAGCAACTTGAGTATGTAAAGTTGGTGTTGATGAAGTGGTGCCAACAGTCACTGGTCTTGAACCCTCCTCTGCTAAAGCATCACAGAATGCCCTGTGAGTGATGAAGCTATCCCTCCtgcagaagaaaaaaaaaatagaaaacaccaACGAAAAAGACAAAAGATCTCACCCcacaagtaaataaattaatgcAAATCATAGATAAGATGCACAAAGATATCAACCACATAAACCTTCTCCTTTATCTTTCTTGTCTACTGATTGTCGAAAATCTCAGACAAAGGAAGAGAGTTATATGTTTAAGTAACCAAAAACGAGCTTCGACACAAGATTAAGGTTGCTCTataatgatttgaaaacaatCTCGTTGCTAAACAAGAGTAAGATTGTGTATTCCCCAGAAGTACTTTGCAATATAGGAGTTAATCTCGTACACTCAGTTCACATACAAACATAAATTCTAGGCTTTGTATATTGTTGTAAATAGTGAAAtatgactctctctctctctctctctctctcatgagCTTGCTTGCTTTAATGgtgaaggatatatatatatatatatatacgaatagATAGATAGGGCACGCAGTGGGTTACCTTGAGAAAAGGGTTCCACAGTCACATCTGTACTCTCTGGTGCCACAGGTCTTGGAGTGGGCTTTCCAATCCGATTGAACTGCATATCGCTTGGAGCACTTGTCGCATTTCCACTTCTTCTCGCCGTGCTTCCGGCAAAAGTGCTTCTTGATTCCGGTGAGGTCACCGAGAGCCCTCGCCGGATGATGGTGCACGCAGTTCTGCTCCGGGCACACGTACACCTTCTTCCTCACCTCTTTGCTCGCTCTCTGCTTCAGCTTCCATGGCAGATTATGCCCTCTCCTGTGCAGCTGCAGATTCTGGTCCCTCTGGAAACCCTTGTTGCAGACCTCGCACACGAACCGGTTCGTCGCCAACAGCGACCTGGGCGACAAGGCTATCACTTCTGCTTCCGGGTCTGATTCAGATGAATCCAACAAATTAAATCCACAACCCAAATTAACCAACCTTACCTTTTCTTTTCAAACACAACAATCTTATGgtaagaagaaaggaaaatttgAGACCTGGGTTGCCGGGAAGGTTTCGCTTCTTCTTGAGTGGTGGCTTAGCTTGATCGGCCGCTGGCGGAGCGAAGTAGTGGTGAGAGAGAATGGTGGCGGCTGTTTCAGGTTtgttggaggaagaagaaagagtggCTTCGGCAGAGGCAGAAGTCAAATTGGACATGTTCACTTCGGGAATTTGGTGGTTTTGTTGGATAAGCAAATCTTTCATCATTTTGCTTCTAGATGCATGATTATTAGTTTGGCAGCATCAGTCCCTGGATCTAACAAACATGATAAGGATCTGTGAGATCCAATTAACGACAAATTCAagcctagagagagagagagattcgtCAATATAGTAACGAGAGTAACAGAATTTGAGCTAGCTCTCAGGAGATTGGCTTTTCTTTGAACCCAGAATCCTGAGATGCCTCTAATGggttctttttttctttggcatcaACCCAAGAGACAATTTTTGTTACCAAATACAAAAAAAgtaaccagagagagagagagagaactgaaACTGAAGCAGACGACCCTCCAGCTACGTACTATTCTCCTTCATGCCTTGATTAATGACCAAAGCTTCCAAAACCAACAAGAAAATCCAAGACCAAGCATGCAAATATGAACAAATAAACTACTGAATATCAGATCAGACCCagctcagagagagagagacagagagactTAATTAATCCATCCAGTAGGTCGCTCGATCTGTGGCGGTCCAAAACCATAACCCTACGGAGAAATCTGACGTGCGCTTTCTGTCTTTTTCTCTGTCGTCTTCCCTGCAGCCCCATAAAaatcttctctttctttattgttttcccTCTCTCCCTTTAACaaagtttcaaatttttctctcccccaaaaagaagagaaaaaaaaaaaaccttttcttTAATGCCACCACCTTTCCCCCCTCCTAAAGTAAGCCAGAAAAGCAATATCGCTACTGTTAAAAAAAGAGAATTTGAATTGTATACGGCCGATCGATCCAGAAActgatcagagagagagagagagggagactAAGACGTCAATTTCAATGGGTTTTACATCATATAGCTACCTATGGCTATGTCTACCCAGCAAGTCGTAGACCCTTCCTTGCTTtccacatatatacatatctatatatatatatatacacatacacacagaTCAGACATGATTGATACATTGATTGAACCCTAACAAACATGATCATCATCCCCTAAAAAAGTTgattatcttcttctttatcgttttttcacatttttttcacCATCTCTGTGTCCCTAAAGTTCAATTATTAGCAGCAAAAAGAGTTGCAATTTCTGATAATTAGCAGCAAAAAGATCCGCAATTTCTGACATTTAATTTCCATGCTCGTCAAGCTTGAGACAAATTATGAATTACCAAACCAAGACACTGAATAAATACATGAACATATAAAAACTTCAGATATATCCATTAAGTAAACagtttataaatatcaaaatctcACCATCATATCATTTCAACGAAAACATGAGCTCAGAGCTCTACCAACCactcaataaattaataaaatcaattagtgtgtgtgtgtgtgtgcatagacgtacacaaataataatatattcaattaaAGGTTCAAAGCTTGTACTTATTAATAAATCATTTGGGTAATGAATACTTAATTTGAGTTTGGGTTTGTGTACCTGTAAAGATAAGAATGCATTAACAggtgatgaaaaagaaaatatttttcttttgtcagtTTCTTGTTTATTCCCCAATGATTTAGATCTTGAAATGGGATCATGCTCGACCCATGTCCGAAACATACTTTCCCCAGGACCCCAGCTCACCACCTCtctgttatatatatagttatatacatatatatactataaaAAATTGCAAACTTACTGCAAGTACTGAGGAAGATCTTAGTGTGTGTCATATGTACAGTAGTgtaatatttcagatttttaggaaaaattgggaaaattaagatttattattccaaacaaataaaaatgggTTTGAAGCCATATCTGTATCACTTGagggtaatttggtaatttgATAAGAGATTTCGTTTGATGTAATTTTCAAAGTGGGGGTcttagtgtaatttttcaaaggttggggggggggggagtttaCGCAATCCCTAGAAATTTTGCAAAGCTTAAGCTAAAGCTTAAATTACAGTAGTGGGTTtagatataatttataaaattcataagTGTATTATCTCAAAAGTAAAGGGACAGAAATAAGGGGTTGAACTCAAATTAACCAAACTTGAGGGGCAAAAGTGTAAATTTTCAAAACCTTGCAACTTCCCGAGCAACTTGCATTGTCACTAGTGGTGTCTGAATCCCTAAAATCCAACCTAGAgatgaaggaaggaagaaagaacaaaaaagatttgagaattTAAACAAATGCGACGGTTTTCAactcaactatatatatatatataagaataaggGGTTTGGCCAAAAATCAACATTCTTTTGATAGTTTTTGACAATATTTGATTGAGGGCTTTTCTTTGTAGGTTCAAGAGGATTGAATTGGGACAAAAAAAAGTGTGTTTTGATGTTGGTCATGTTTTGTGTATGGTTTACTAGTTTgtcaaaaaatcaaaccaagcCTTATTCAATGAAATCGATCAGCTTCTAAGATTCTTCTCTAGAAATTGATGGTTCAAGTAAAGAGAGAGATATAGAAGGAATAAATGAAGAGATTGGGTGTATTGGGGAGTGTTTTAGTAGaagttttgaatgaattaagaAGTTGTCGAAAAAACCAATCCAATGAGTAAGATATGTAATAGGCATAACAgccaaaacattttttttttttttttatcgtaaGAATCAAGGAAACCCAGTATACTAGATTGCCATTTAGACAGGGGCCATCACTTAATTTCTTCCTATAATCTATGGCAATGGAATGAATCGAGCAATCGATCGAGCCAAGTAAGTTTGTGTCAAAGACCCATGCTCGTGGCCCTCTATGTAGCAAAGGCGATATCTATCACGCTGCCTAGAATTCAAACAGACAACCTTAACATGCCTAGAATTCAAACACACAACCTTAGCAATCGACCACTTTCGCTACCCCGAGGGgttaaacaaatttatattcaatgttttgaaattgtaCATCACTTGTTATGTCTTGAACAAAtttatattacttttttttaaatcaattaactTGGATGTACATACAA is from Diospyros lotus cultivar Yz01 chromosome 2, ASM1463336v1, whole genome shotgun sequence and encodes:
- the LOC127795820 gene encoding protein indeterminate-domain 7-like, whose amino-acid sequence is MMKDLLIQQNHQIPEVNMSNLTSASAEATLSSSSNKPETAATILSHHYFAPPAADQAKPPLKKKRNLPGNPDPEAEVIALSPRSLLATNRFVCEVCNKGFQRDQNLQLHRRGHNLPWKLKQRASKEVRKKVYVCPEQNCVHHHPARALGDLTGIKKHFCRKHGEKKWKCDKCSKRYAVQSDWKAHSKTCGTREYRCDCGTLFSRRDSFITHRAFCDALAEEGSRPVTVGTTSSTPTLHTQVAQDFDPRPPEQLPPWLACPPPAAAPAVDLSSSSPSSIFSPSTRLSQDHHLIPQLHESPSPNPSPSPRLGPTLQHYQPAAMSATALLQKAAQMGATLSTKTCSSVTPHHPHVLGLDFASHEENMASGGFGHGLLPDPFKSSAKAAAPSATPEGTTTVSADQDIMMNSLSSASTVFVGSSFHGGFGNGDHQGMTRDFLGLRPLSHSDILTIAGLNAHEQSQNQPHKSWQG